One region of Trinickia violacea genomic DNA includes:
- a CDS encoding indolepyruvate ferredoxin oxidoreductase family protein — translation MTARPPSLDTPALSDYRLTDNLTATRGRIFLTGTQALVRLMLSQRALDKTRGLNTAGFVSGYRGSPLGMVDQQMWKASKLLDASDVRFLPAINEELGGTAVLGTQRVEADGEKTVDGVFAMWYGKGPGIDRAADALKHGNAYGSSPHGGVLVVAGDDHGCVSSSMPHQSDFTMMSWHMPVVNPSNIADMLEFGLYGWALSRFSGAWVGFKAISETVESGSTVDLDALKTNWTDPDDFQAPAGGLHNRWPDLPSLTIESRLHAKLDAVRRFARTNSIDKWIAPSPQANVGIITCGKAHLDLMEALRRLDLSVADLEAAGVRIYKVGLSFPLEMTRIDTFIEGLSEVLVIEEKGPVIEQQIKDALYNRSTGTRPAVIGKHDIDGTPLLSDLGELRPSRILPVFANWLARHKPALDRRERVVDLVAPQILSNAADAVRRTPYFCSGCPHNTSTKVPEGSIAQAGIGCHFMASWMERDTTGLIQMGGEGVDWASHSMFTKTRHVFQNLGDGTYFHSGILAIRQAVAAGTNITYKILYNDAVAMTGGQPVDGSISVPQIARQVEAEGVSRFVVVSDEPEKYDGHHGLFPNGTTFHHRSELDTVQRELREIEGVTVLIYDQTCAAEKRRRRKKGEFPDPDKRLFINEEVCEGCGDCGVQSNCLSVEPVETPLGRKRRIDQSSCNKDFSCVNGFCPSFVTIEGGKLKKAAGAAFDEAALAARVDALPIPATHLDAAPYDILVTGVGGTGVVTVGALISMAAHLEGKSASVLDFMGFAQKGGSVLSFVRFAARDEWLNQVRIDTQQADVLLACDMVVGASAEALQSVRHGRTRIVVNTHAIPNASFVQNPDASLHADALIDKMRHAAGEDFMSACDAQKLATKFLGDTIGANILMLGFAWQLGLVPVSHAAMMRAIELNNVAVPMNQLAFAVGRLAAGDPAALDALWAARHAAKPTASAAAAAVESLDALIADRETRLAAYGGARYVTRYRALVDAARRAEAGIGGERVSRAVATTFYRLLAVKDEYEVARLHTDAAFREALEAQFEGTAGKDFTVKFNLAPPTIAKPEHGSVPRKKEFGQWFWPVLGTLAKWRGLRGTALDPFGRTVERRMERALAGDYEATMGRAFAVLNAANADDAAKLAELHARVRGYGHVKLANLAGVKRSERDLAVKLGVDAATSRDVQKALDEAKGAGTLRGIPVVVAK, via the coding sequence ATGACCGCCCGCCCGCCGTCGCTCGACACGCCTGCCCTGTCGGACTACCGCCTCACCGATAACCTCACCGCCACGCGCGGCCGCATTTTCCTCACCGGCACCCAGGCGCTCGTGCGCCTGATGCTCTCGCAGCGCGCGCTCGACAAAACGCGCGGCCTGAACACGGCCGGCTTCGTGTCCGGCTATCGCGGCTCGCCGCTCGGCATGGTCGATCAGCAGATGTGGAAGGCCAGCAAGCTGCTCGACGCGAGCGACGTGCGCTTTCTGCCCGCGATCAACGAAGAGCTCGGCGGCACGGCCGTGCTCGGCACGCAGCGCGTCGAGGCCGATGGCGAGAAGACCGTCGATGGCGTGTTTGCGATGTGGTACGGCAAGGGCCCGGGCATCGACCGCGCCGCCGACGCGCTGAAGCACGGCAACGCCTACGGTTCGTCGCCGCACGGCGGCGTGCTCGTGGTGGCGGGCGACGATCACGGCTGCGTGTCGTCGTCGATGCCGCATCAGAGCGACTTCACAATGATGTCGTGGCACATGCCGGTGGTGAATCCGTCGAACATCGCCGACATGCTCGAGTTCGGCCTCTACGGCTGGGCGCTGTCGCGCTTTTCGGGCGCGTGGGTCGGCTTCAAGGCGATCTCGGAAACGGTGGAATCCGGCTCGACGGTCGACCTCGACGCGCTGAAAACGAATTGGACCGATCCCGACGATTTCCAGGCGCCCGCGGGAGGCCTGCACAACCGCTGGCCCGATCTGCCGAGTCTCACAATCGAGTCGCGGCTTCACGCGAAGCTCGACGCCGTGCGGCGCTTCGCGCGCACCAACAGCATCGACAAATGGATCGCGCCGAGCCCGCAGGCGAACGTCGGCATCATCACGTGCGGCAAGGCGCACTTGGACCTGATGGAAGCGCTGCGGCGTCTCGACTTGAGCGTCGCCGATCTCGAGGCGGCCGGCGTGCGGATCTACAAGGTCGGCCTGTCGTTCCCGCTCGAGATGACGCGTATCGATACGTTCATCGAAGGTCTCTCGGAAGTGCTCGTGATCGAAGAGAAAGGCCCCGTTATCGAGCAGCAGATCAAGGACGCCCTCTATAACCGCAGCACGGGTACGCGCCCCGCGGTGATCGGCAAGCACGACATCGACGGCACGCCGTTGCTGTCCGACCTCGGCGAGCTGCGCCCGTCGCGCATCCTGCCCGTGTTCGCGAATTGGCTCGCGCGCCACAAGCCCGCGCTCGATCGGCGCGAGCGCGTGGTCGATCTCGTCGCGCCGCAAATTCTTTCGAACGCCGCCGACGCGGTGCGGCGCACGCCCTACTTCTGCTCGGGCTGCCCGCACAACACGTCGACGAAAGTGCCGGAGGGCTCGATCGCGCAGGCAGGCATCGGCTGCCACTTCATGGCGTCGTGGATGGAGCGCGATACGACAGGCCTCATCCAGATGGGCGGCGAAGGCGTCGACTGGGCCTCGCACTCGATGTTCACGAAAACGCGCCACGTCTTCCAGAATCTCGGCGACGGCACCTATTTCCACTCGGGCATTCTCGCGATCCGTCAGGCCGTCGCGGCGGGCACGAACATCACCTACAAGATCCTCTACAACGACGCGGTCGCGATGACGGGCGGACAGCCCGTCGACGGCAGCATCTCCGTGCCGCAAATCGCGCGGCAGGTCGAGGCCGAAGGCGTGTCGCGCTTCGTCGTGGTGAGCGACGAACCCGAGAAATACGATGGCCATCACGGCCTCTTCCCGAACGGCACGACGTTCCACCATCGCAGCGAGCTCGATACCGTCCAGCGCGAGCTGCGCGAAATCGAAGGCGTCACGGTGCTGATCTACGACCAGACCTGCGCCGCCGAAAAACGCCGCCGCCGCAAGAAAGGCGAGTTCCCCGATCCGGACAAGCGCCTCTTCATCAACGAGGAAGTCTGCGAAGGCTGCGGCGATTGCGGCGTGCAGTCGAACTGCTTGTCGGTGGAGCCCGTCGAGACGCCGCTCGGCCGCAAGCGCCGCATCGATCAATCGTCGTGCAACAAGGACTTTTCGTGCGTGAACGGCTTCTGCCCGAGCTTCGTGACGATCGAAGGCGGCAAGCTCAAGAAGGCGGCGGGCGCCGCCTTCGATGAAGCGGCACTCGCTGCGCGCGTCGATGCGCTGCCGATCCCGGCCACCCATCTCGACGCCGCGCCGTACGACATCCTCGTCACCGGCGTGGGCGGCACGGGCGTCGTGACGGTCGGCGCGCTGATCAGCATGGCGGCGCACCTCGAAGGCAAGAGCGCCTCCGTGCTCGACTTCATGGGCTTCGCGCAAAAAGGCGGCTCGGTGCTGTCGTTCGTGCGCTTCGCGGCGCGCGACGAATGGCTGAACCAAGTGCGCATCGACACGCAGCAGGCCGACGTGCTGCTCGCGTGCGACATGGTGGTGGGCGCGAGCGCCGAGGCGCTGCAATCGGTGCGGCACGGCCGCACGCGGATCGTCGTCAACACGCACGCGATCCCGAACGCGTCGTTCGTGCAGAACCCCGATGCGAGCCTGCACGCCGACGCGCTCATCGACAAGATGCGCCACGCCGCCGGCGAGGACTTCATGTCGGCCTGCGACGCGCAGAAGCTCGCAACGAAGTTCCTCGGCGACACGATCGGCGCGAACATCCTGATGCTCGGCTTCGCGTGGCAGCTGGGGCTCGTGCCGGTGTCGCACGCGGCGATGATGCGCGCGATCGAGCTGAACAATGTCGCGGTGCCGATGAATCAGCTTGCGTTCGCGGTGGGGCGGCTTGCGGCGGGCGATCCGGCTGCGCTCGATGCGCTGTGGGCGGCGCGTCATGCTGCCAAGCCTACGGCTTCGGCGGCGGCAGCGGCGGTCGAATCGCTCGATGCGCTGATCGCCGATCGCGAAACGCGTCTCGCGGCGTACGGCGGTGCGCGTTATGTCACGCGTTATCGCGCGCTCGTCGACGCGGCGCGACGTGCGGAAGCGGGCATCGGCGGCGAGCGCGTCTCGCGCGCGGTTGCGACGACCTTCTATCGACTGCTCGCGGTGAAGGACGAATACGAAGTCGCGCGCCTGCACACGGACGCGGCGTTCCGCGAAGCGCTCGAAGCGCAATTCGAAGGCACGGCGGGCAAGGACTTCACGGTGAAGTTCAACCTCGCGCCACCGACCATCGCCAAGCCCGAGCACGGCAGCGTGCCGCGCAAGAAGGAGTTCGGCCAGTGGTTCTGGCCGGTGCTCGGCACGCTCGCGAAATGGCGCGGCCTGCGCGGCACGGCGCTCGATCCGTTCGGCCGCACGGTCGAGCGGCGCATGGAGCGGGCGCTGGCGGGCGACTACGAGGCGACGATGGGGCGTGCGTTCGCGGTGTTGAACGCAGCCAATGCCGACGATGCCGCGAAGCTCGCCGAGCTGCACGCACGTGTGCGCGGCTATGGGCACGTGAAGCTCGCGAACCTCGCGGGCGTGAAGCGCAGCGAACGCGATCTTGCGGTGAAGCTCGGCGTCGATGCGGCGACGAGCCGTGACGTGCAAAAGGCGCTCGATGAAGCGAAGGGCGCGGGGACGTTGCGGGGGATTCCGGTGGTGGTGGCGAAGTGA
- a CDS encoding ion channel: protein MSTRSPWTSDHKPEAERHVPRGRKLTTSSGTVIAHGMPARAWFDLYHRALNLNWPTFFGALAAMFLILNMVFASLYMLGTDPIANQYPKGFPGAFFFSVETLATVGYGDMHPKTYYAHMIATLEIFTGMSGIALATGLIFARFSRPRAKIIFARRTVVRLYDGRMTLMVRAANARQNVIAEAHAKLRLVRRETTPEGDTLWRIRDLDLVRDQHPIFLLGWLLVHVIDETSPLYGETAETLAQSDASFMVMIEGSDETTAQTMQARYEWSHSDVLWHHRFADLLRDDEDGVTHIDYRNFDKVVPMEAPGKEPTLEEVQSGARPC, encoded by the coding sequence ATGTCAACCCGATCCCCCTGGACCTCCGACCACAAACCCGAAGCCGAGCGGCACGTCCCCCGTGGCCGCAAGCTCACCACCAGCTCCGGCACCGTGATCGCGCACGGCATGCCGGCGCGCGCGTGGTTCGATCTCTACCATCGCGCGCTGAACCTGAACTGGCCGACCTTCTTCGGCGCGCTCGCCGCCATGTTCCTGATCTTGAACATGGTGTTCGCGAGCCTCTACATGCTCGGCACCGACCCGATCGCGAATCAGTATCCGAAAGGCTTCCCGGGCGCGTTCTTCTTCAGCGTCGAGACGCTCGCGACGGTCGGCTACGGCGACATGCATCCGAAGACTTATTACGCGCACATGATCGCCACGCTGGAGATCTTCACGGGGATGTCGGGGATCGCGCTCGCCACCGGTCTCATATTCGCGCGCTTCTCGAGGCCGCGCGCCAAGATCATCTTTGCGCGCCGCACCGTGGTGCGGCTGTACGACGGCCGGATGACCCTGATGGTGCGCGCCGCCAACGCGCGGCAGAACGTGATCGCCGAGGCGCACGCGAAGCTGCGGCTCGTGCGCCGCGAAACGACGCCCGAAGGCGACACGCTATGGCGCATCCGCGATCTCGACCTCGTGCGCGATCAGCATCCGATCTTCCTGCTCGGATGGCTTCTCGTGCACGTGATCGACGAGACGAGCCCCCTCTACGGGGAAACGGCGGAGACCCTCGCGCAGTCCGACGCGTCGTTCATGGTGATGATCGAGGGCTCCGACGAAACCACTGCGCAGACGATGCAAGCGCGCTACGAGTGGTCGCACAGCGACGTCCTCTGGCACCATCGCTTCGCCGACCTGCTGCGCGACGACGAGGACGGCGTCACACACATCGACTACCGGAACTTCGACAAGGTCGTGCCGATGGAAGCTCCCGGGAAGGAGCCCACACTGGAGGAGGTTCAGTCCGGCGCGCGGCCTTGCTAA
- a CDS encoding carbohydrate kinase family protein: MTAPTDFPLFVSAGDILTDLVRTSDSHWLSRPGGAGWNVARAVARLGIPTASAGSLGTDYFSDELWNASVAAGLDMRFMQRVNRPPLLAVVHETHPPTYFFMGENGADLAFDPELLPEGWMKAAQWAHFGCISLVRQPLGATLATLAADLRAHGVKISFDPNYRNLMETGYRPTLETMAALADLIKVSDEDLRLIFKTDEAAAIAELRAMNPAAMVLVTRGSETATLFAGGETFEAKPPRVEVADTVGAGDASIGGFLFSLMQSPRRSYAEHLAFALAAGAAACRHSGAHSPTLDEVVSLLTD; this comes from the coding sequence ATGACCGCCCCGACCGATTTCCCGCTCTTCGTTTCCGCCGGCGACATCCTGACCGACCTCGTGCGCACCAGCGATTCGCATTGGCTGTCGCGTCCGGGCGGCGCGGGCTGGAACGTCGCGCGCGCGGTTGCGCGGCTCGGCATTCCGACGGCGAGCGCCGGCTCGCTCGGCACCGACTACTTCTCCGACGAACTCTGGAACGCGAGCGTCGCCGCCGGTCTCGACATGCGTTTCATGCAGCGCGTTAACCGGCCGCCGCTGCTGGCGGTCGTCCACGAGACGCATCCGCCGACCTATTTCTTCATGGGCGAAAACGGCGCCGATCTCGCGTTCGACCCCGAGCTGCTACCGGAAGGCTGGATGAAGGCGGCGCAGTGGGCGCACTTCGGCTGCATCAGCCTCGTGCGCCAGCCGCTCGGCGCCACGCTCGCGACGCTCGCCGCCGATCTGCGCGCGCACGGCGTGAAGATCAGCTTCGACCCGAACTACCGCAACCTGATGGAAACGGGCTATCGCCCGACGCTCGAAACGATGGCGGCGCTCGCCGACCTCATCAAAGTCTCCGACGAAGACCTGCGCCTCATTTTCAAGACCGACGAGGCCGCAGCAATCGCCGAACTGCGCGCGATGAATCCGGCGGCGATGGTGCTCGTCACGCGCGGCTCGGAAACCGCGACGCTCTTTGCCGGCGGCGAGACGTTCGAAGCGAAGCCGCCGCGCGTCGAGGTGGCGGATACGGTGGGGGCCGGCGACGCGTCGATCGGCGGCTTCCTGTTCAGCCTGATGCAATCGCCGCGACGCAGCTACGCCGAGCATTTGGCGTTCGCGCTGGCCGCGGGCGCGGCGGCATGCCGCCATTCCGGCGCCCATTCGCCGACGCTCGACGAGGTGGTGTCGCTGCTGACCGATTAA
- a CDS encoding AGE family epimerase/isomerase: protein MTKLPNHAKSQARAVLATVHTNEAIPPVDDFRDRAFLLSHVADTLRFYAPTVFDPSGGFFHFFKDDGSVYDRTTRHLVSSCRFVFNYAMAYRHFGDAQHLEYARHGLEFLRDAHWDADNQGYDWEIEWRDGKKRTLDGTRHCYGLAFVLLAASHAVMAGVEEARPLVAQTFELMEHRFWDRAAGLYADEATADWHVSGYRGQNANMHTTEALLAAYEATGHLVYLDRAERVATHITMRQAQLSHSLVWEHFHADWSVDWHYNEEDSSNIFRPWGFQPGHQTEWAKLLLILERHRALPWLLPRAIELFDAALTHAWDDDHGGLCYGFGPDGTICDHDKYFWVQAETFAAAALLAQRTGSERFWDWYEEIWRYSWAHFVDHRHGAWYRILTCDNRKYSDEKSPAGKTDYHTMGACYEVLNALSPLAHGAANSGEGAGAAADVAAAALERAAASSKPATAHAAKPATGGHAPKRAPKSNSHSKPREAS from the coding sequence ATGACGAAGCTGCCTAATCACGCAAAATCACAAGCCCGCGCCGTTCTCGCCACCGTGCACACGAACGAGGCCATCCCGCCCGTCGACGACTTCCGCGACCGCGCGTTCCTGCTCTCGCACGTCGCGGACACCTTGCGCTTCTACGCGCCGACCGTGTTCGATCCGTCCGGCGGCTTCTTCCATTTCTTCAAGGACGACGGCTCGGTCTACGACCGCACGACGCGCCACCTCGTCAGCAGCTGCCGCTTCGTCTTCAACTACGCGATGGCGTACCGCCACTTCGGCGACGCGCAGCACCTCGAATACGCGCGCCACGGCCTCGAGTTCCTGCGCGACGCGCACTGGGACGCCGACAATCAAGGCTACGACTGGGAAATCGAGTGGCGCGACGGCAAGAAGCGCACGCTCGACGGCACGCGCCACTGCTACGGCCTTGCGTTCGTGCTGCTCGCCGCTTCGCACGCGGTGATGGCGGGCGTCGAGGAAGCGCGTCCGCTGGTGGCGCAGACGTTCGAGCTGATGGAGCACCGCTTCTGGGACCGCGCCGCCGGCCTCTACGCCGACGAAGCGACAGCCGATTGGCATGTGTCCGGCTATCGCGGCCAGAACGCGAACATGCACACGACCGAGGCGCTGCTGGCCGCGTACGAGGCGACGGGCCATCTCGTCTATCTCGACCGCGCCGAGCGCGTCGCGACCCACATCACGATGCGTCAGGCGCAGCTTTCGCACAGCCTCGTCTGGGAGCACTTCCACGCGGACTGGTCGGTCGACTGGCACTACAACGAAGAGGACAGCTCGAACATCTTCCGCCCGTGGGGCTTCCAGCCTGGACACCAGACGGAATGGGCGAAGCTGCTCTTGATCCTCGAGCGCCATCGCGCGCTGCCGTGGCTCTTGCCGCGCGCGATCGAACTGTTCGACGCCGCGCTCACCCACGCCTGGGACGACGACCACGGCGGCCTTTGCTACGGCTTCGGCCCCGACGGCACGATCTGCGATCACGACAAATATTTCTGGGTGCAGGCCGAGACCTTCGCCGCCGCCGCGCTGCTCGCGCAGCGCACTGGCAGCGAGCGTTTCTGGGACTGGTACGAGGAGATTTGGCGCTATAGCTGGGCGCATTTCGTCGACCACCGCCACGGCGCGTGGTATCGCATCCTCACGTGCGACAACCGCAAGTACAGCGACGAAAAGAGCCCCGCCGGGAAGACCGACTATCACACGATGGGCGCGTGCTACGAGGTGCTGAACGCGCTGTCGCCGCTCGCGCACGGCGCGGCGAATTCGGGCGAAGGCGCGGGCGCGGCCGCCGACGTCGCCGCTGCCGCACTCGAGCGCGCTGCAGCGTCGTCAAAACCCGCCACCGCCCACGCGGCAAAACCGGCCACTGGGGGGCACGCCCCCAAGCGAGCCCCCAAATCCAACAGCCACAGCAAGCCGCGAGAAGCATCATGA
- a CDS encoding LacI family DNA-binding transcriptional regulator: MATTIRDVARAASVSIGTVSRALKNQPGLSEATRLRVVEAARRLGYDPAQLRPRIRRLTFLLHRQHNNVAASPFFSHVLHGVEHACRERGIVPSLLTAGPTDDIVDQLRLHAPDAIAVAGFVEPETLAALVALQRPLVLIDLWAPNLRSVNLDNAAGAALAMQHLFALKRRRVAFIGGSLAHYSIAQRALGYRRAFFEAGLLFDPSLEVTIDAGLDPDAGAARAMQRILDAPGPAPDAVFAYNDAAALAAMRVCLARGLSVPHDIAIVGFDDIPAAAHSVPPLTTIAVDKEALGARGVELLLEDAPAELEVRLPVQLIPRASTAVSLDAFSTASTFLGITTP, from the coding sequence ATGGCGACCACCATTCGCGACGTCGCACGGGCGGCGAGCGTATCGATCGGCACCGTATCGCGGGCGCTGAAAAACCAGCCGGGCTTATCGGAAGCGACGCGTCTGCGCGTCGTCGAGGCCGCGCGGCGCCTCGGCTACGACCCGGCGCAGCTGCGCCCGCGCATCCGGCGCCTCACCTTTCTTCTGCATCGCCAGCACAACAACGTCGCGGCGAGCCCATTCTTTTCGCACGTGCTGCACGGCGTCGAGCACGCGTGCCGCGAGCGCGGCATCGTGCCGTCGCTGCTCACGGCGGGACCGACCGACGACATCGTCGATCAATTGCGCCTGCATGCGCCCGATGCGATCGCGGTGGCCGGCTTCGTCGAACCCGAAACGCTCGCGGCGCTCGTCGCGCTGCAGCGCCCGCTCGTGCTGATCGACCTGTGGGCGCCGAACCTGCGCTCGGTGAATCTCGACAACGCCGCGGGCGCCGCGCTCGCGATGCAGCACTTGTTCGCATTGAAGCGCAGGCGCGTCGCGTTCATCGGCGGGTCGCTCGCGCACTACAGCATCGCGCAGCGCGCGCTCGGCTACCGGCGCGCGTTCTTCGAAGCGGGCCTCCTGTTCGATCCGTCGCTCGAAGTCACGATCGACGCCGGGCTCGATCCTGACGCCGGCGCGGCGCGCGCGATGCAGCGCATTCTCGATGCGCCCGGCCCCGCGCCCGATGCCGTCTTCGCCTACAACGACGCGGCCGCGCTCGCCGCGATGCGCGTGTGCCTCGCGCGCGGCCTCTCCGTGCCGCACGACATCGCGATCGTCGGCTTCGACGACATCCCCGCCGCCGCCCATTCCGTGCCGCCGCTCACGACCATCGCCGTCGACAAGGAAGCGCTCGGCGCACGCGGCGTCGAGCTGCTGCTCGAAGATGCGCCCGCCGAGCTCGAGGTGCGGCTACCCGTGCAGTTGATCCCGCGCGCAAGCACCGCCGTTTCGCTCGACGCTTTCAGCACCGCCAGCACCTTCCTGGGAATCACCACACCATGA
- a CDS encoding aspartyl/asparaginyl beta-hydroxylase domain-containing protein, with translation MFGLYDSSVRLMRRVFDSRIDDAPVLDATRHFPDAARFVANWQAIRAEALDVAANLRNIPRFHDIMREQADISANDARDWRMYIMKAYGVAFQRNLKRCPTLASIVEQSPDVLSASFSFLAPGKHIPPHHGPFRGILRGYLVLSMPLDANGNPAATLTVDGHAYGLHEGEFMLWDDTFEHEVLNASDQVRIVLLLDVRRRRMPFDMRILSNAVISIVRLGIRLRGEKIAV, from the coding sequence ATGTTTGGGTTGTACGACAGCAGTGTGCGGCTGATGCGCCGCGTATTCGACAGCCGCATCGACGACGCGCCCGTGCTCGATGCGACGCGCCACTTTCCCGACGCGGCGCGCTTCGTCGCGAACTGGCAGGCGATCCGCGCCGAGGCGCTCGACGTTGCGGCGAATCTGCGCAACATCCCCCGCTTTCACGACATCATGCGCGAGCAGGCCGATATCTCGGCCAACGACGCGCGCGACTGGCGCATGTACATCATGAAAGCGTACGGCGTGGCGTTCCAGCGCAACCTGAAGCGCTGCCCGACGCTGGCATCGATCGTCGAGCAATCGCCCGACGTGCTCTCGGCGTCGTTCTCGTTTCTCGCGCCCGGCAAGCACATCCCGCCGCATCACGGGCCGTTTCGCGGCATCTTGCGCGGCTATCTCGTGCTGTCGATGCCGCTCGACGCGAACGGCAACCCCGCCGCCACGCTCACCGTCGACGGCCATGCCTACGGTCTGCACGAAGGCGAATTCATGCTGTGGGACGACACCTTCGAACACGAAGTGCTGAACGCGAGCGACCAAGTCCGCATCGTGCTGCTGCTCGACGTCCGCCGCCGCAGGATGCCGTTCGACATGCGGATTCTGTCGAACGCGGTGATCTCGATCGTGCGGCTCGGCATTCGTCTGCGTGGCGAGAAAATTGCAGTTTAG
- a CDS encoding EAL domain-containing protein: MSLRSSSAASAPGIADLIAQHALFAVFQPIVEFDGGTILGYEGLIRGPSGSPLESPGALFSRAAKEGMTTELEHAAARTCIQAFAKLGCEGKLFLNFSAEAILKLEETRDATLAWLLRLGLPVERLVVELTEQCAIADIAGFMPIVAALRETGAQFALDDYGTANASMNLWVRLQPDIVKIDRFFIDNIASDALKFEAVRAMQHFANSSGARLVAEGIENEADLIVIRDMGIGCGQGYFFGRPNASPATSITDDAKQSIRAEHIAVFPGQTRSVSASPSGGMAAAKMLVTAPALPRKATNNDVLDLFNHMPNLHAVAVVENGEPVALINRRAFMDRYALPYHRELFGKRPCLQFANASPVIIEKSMTVEQMAKLLASDDQRYLADGFVITDNGKYLGLGTGESLVRAVTEVRIEAARYANPLTFLPGNIPISSHIARLLGHDAEFFACYVDLNHFKPFNDQYGYWQGDEVLKFAAAVLADICDPTRDFLGHVGGDDFLILFQSEDWRTRVHHAIATFNEGAQRFYADADRAAGGIHGEDRRGNPTFFGFVTMAIGCVRVKSQPDHSHVYSSEMIASAAALAKRRAKQEPAGFFLIDVEEGESIMHMAATPQQPETEARTLN, from the coding sequence ATGTCACTTCGTTCGTCATCGGCAGCCTCTGCCCCGGGGATCGCCGATCTGATCGCGCAGCACGCGCTTTTCGCGGTCTTTCAGCCGATCGTCGAATTCGACGGCGGTACGATTCTCGGTTATGAGGGGCTCATCCGCGGTCCGTCCGGCTCGCCGCTCGAGTCGCCGGGCGCGCTGTTTTCGCGCGCCGCAAAAGAAGGGATGACGACCGAACTCGAGCACGCCGCCGCGCGCACCTGCATTCAGGCGTTCGCGAAGCTCGGCTGCGAGGGCAAGCTGTTCCTGAATTTCAGCGCGGAAGCGATCCTGAAGCTCGAAGAAACGCGCGACGCCACGCTCGCGTGGCTCCTGCGCCTCGGCCTGCCGGTCGAGCGCCTCGTGGTGGAGCTGACCGAGCAGTGCGCGATCGCCGATATTGCCGGCTTCATGCCGATCGTCGCGGCCCTGCGCGAAACCGGCGCGCAATTCGCGCTCGACGACTACGGCACCGCGAACGCGAGCATGAACCTGTGGGTGCGCCTGCAGCCCGACATCGTGAAGATCGACCGCTTCTTCATCGACAACATTGCGAGCGACGCGCTCAAATTCGAAGCGGTCCGCGCCATGCAGCACTTCGCGAATTCGAGCGGCGCGCGGCTCGTCGCCGAAGGCATCGAAAACGAAGCGGACCTGATCGTGATCCGCGACATGGGGATCGGCTGCGGCCAGGGCTACTTCTTTGGCCGCCCGAACGCCTCGCCCGCGACAAGCATCACCGACGACGCCAAGCAATCGATCCGCGCCGAGCACATCGCCGTCTTTCCCGGCCAGACCCGCAGCGTCTCCGCGTCGCCTTCGGGCGGCATGGCGGCCGCGAAGATGCTGGTGACCGCGCCCGCGCTGCCGCGCAAAGCGACCAACAACGACGTCCTCGATCTCTTCAACCACATGCCGAATCTGCACGCGGTGGCGGTCGTCGAAAACGGCGAGCCCGTCGCGCTGATCAATCGCCGCGCGTTCATGGACCGCTACGCGCTGCCCTATCACCGCGAGCTGTTCGGCAAGCGCCCGTGTCTGCAGTTTGCGAACGCATCGCCGGTCATCATCGAAAAGTCGATGACGGTCGAGCAAATGGCGAAGCTGCTCGCGAGCGACGATCAACGCTACCTCGCCGACGGCTTCGTGATCACCGACAACGGCAAGTACCTCGGCCTCGGCACCGGCGAGAGCCTCGTGCGCGCGGTGACCGAAGTGCGCATCGAAGCGGCGCGCTACGCGAACCCGCTCACGTTCCTGCCGGGCAACATTCCGATCAGCTCGCACATCGCGCGCCTGCTCGGCCACGACGCCGAGTTCTTCGCGTGCTATGTCGACTTGAATCACTTCAAGCCGTTCAACGACCAGTACGGCTACTGGCAAGGCGACGAAGTGCTCAAGTTCGCGGCCGCCGTGCTAGCCGACATCTGCGACCCGACCCGCGACTTTCTCGGGCATGTGGGGGGCGACGACTTCCTGATCCTCTTTCAGAGCGAAGACTGGCGCACGCGCGTCCACCACGCCATCGCGACGTTCAATGAAGGCGCCCAGCGCTTCTACGCGGATGCGGACCGCGCCGCGGGCGGCATCCACGGCGAAGACCGGCGCGGCAACCCGACCTTCTTCGGCTTCGTGACGATGGCGATCGGCTGCGTGCGCGTGAAGTCGCAGCCGGATCACAGCCACGTCTACAGCAGCGAGATGATCGCGTCGGCGGCGGCGCTCGCGAAGCGCCGCGCGAAACAAGAGCCGGCGGGCTTTTTCCTGATCGACGTCGAGGAAGGCGAATCGATCATGCATATGGCCGCGACGCCACAGCAGCCGGAGACCGAGGCGCGAACCCTCAACTAG